The following coding sequences are from one Streptomyces dengpaensis window:
- a CDS encoding DUF3068 domain-containing protein, translating to MRRNPSPLSLILLGLGTFLLVLAPMLAWYVAPRAAVNPIDVDQTAVYTGTGSVFDVDEVATVPDRKITVTQRVRGNVADSARSGKAVWDVTTTVDTDKSLPAADPHDALEFVPHRWVTDRRTNMPVHCCDEKPYIQGEAYLKFPFDVQKRAYRWWDNSLGATVTLTYRGTKKIQGYEGYRFTGTVPATRTGTRLVPGTIVDEPERSQVLAEEWYANHGIELVVDQRTGRVLYAQVGPRKTLRAPGGTKDAAVLLDSEKLAFTTDTQEFAVSRAKEESGQLRMVGQTLPIGAGVLGIVLAAVGVVLVVRGRPHPDTSESSQPSPTM from the coding sequence ATGCGCCGGAACCCCTCACCCCTCTCGCTCATCCTTCTTGGCCTCGGCACCTTCCTGCTCGTGCTGGCCCCGATGCTCGCGTGGTACGTCGCACCACGAGCCGCCGTGAATCCGATCGACGTCGACCAGACCGCCGTCTACACCGGCACGGGCAGCGTCTTCGATGTCGACGAGGTCGCGACCGTGCCCGACCGGAAGATCACCGTCACCCAGCGGGTACGCGGCAACGTCGCCGACAGCGCGCGCAGCGGCAAGGCCGTCTGGGACGTGACGACCACGGTCGACACGGACAAGTCGCTGCCGGCGGCCGACCCGCACGACGCCCTGGAGTTCGTGCCGCACCGCTGGGTCACCGACCGCAGGACCAACATGCCGGTGCACTGCTGCGACGAGAAGCCGTACATCCAGGGCGAGGCCTACCTCAAGTTCCCCTTCGACGTGCAGAAACGCGCGTACCGCTGGTGGGACAACTCCCTTGGCGCGACGGTCACTTTGACCTACCGGGGCACCAAGAAGATCCAGGGGTACGAGGGTTACCGGTTCACCGGCACCGTCCCGGCGACCAGGACCGGGACCAGGCTCGTACCGGGCACGATCGTCGACGAGCCGGAGCGCAGCCAGGTGCTCGCCGAGGAGTGGTACGCCAACCACGGCATCGAGCTCGTCGTCGACCAGCGCACGGGCCGGGTGCTGTACGCGCAGGTCGGACCGCGTAAGACGCTGCGCGCCCCGGGCGGCACGAAGGACGCGGCGGTGCTCCTGGACAGCGAGAAGCTCGCCTTCACCACGGACACACAGGAGTTCGCGGTGAGCCGGGCGAAGGAGGAGAGCGGTCAACTGCGCATGGTGGGACAGACGTTGCCCATAGGTGCCGGTGTGCTGGGTATCGTCCTGGCCGCGGTGGGGGTCGTTTTGGTGGTGCGGGGGCGTCCGCATCCCGATACGTCCGAGTCCTCCCAGCCTTCGCCCACGATGTGA
- a CDS encoding glycosyltransferase family 4 protein, whose amino-acid sequence MPQHVPSPPPLSASPPLSASLERGNPHERGDPHRATVPSPAPQHLPALPPPPRRIVFLARRDLGNPAAGGSELLVDRLAEGLTQLGHQVTLLCGGPASPTLEHARAGGAPLREYRVVSAGGDLGHYLGARPAFHRHVGDCDLLVEVCNGMPYLAPLWHHGPTLCLVNHVHTDLWAMRFGGPLTPAARLGRRLEHWALAGGRRRNLLVAVSPSTAHALRAIGVERDRIRVVHNGVEEPGPRAARSPEPLFVAMGRLVEYKRIDLLLRLWERVRPVTGGRLVIVGEGPERERLEQLAGPGVEFTGHVSEAEKHRLLCAAWLLLHPSAVEGWGLVVTEAAARETPAVAFDVPGLRDSVVNGETGLLARGESSFAAAWCTLALSTHRRTLMGKAARDRAAQYRWNHTVRQFGAVAAEAVRSWAP is encoded by the coding sequence ATGCCCCAGCACGTGCCGTCCCCTCCCCCACTCTCGGCTTCTCCCCCACTCTCGGCTTCTCTCGAGCGGGGGAACCCCCATGAGCGGGGGGACCCCCATCGCGCCACGGTCCCCAGCCCGGCGCCGCAGCACCTTCCGGCGCTCCCCCCACCGCCGCGCCGCATCGTCTTCCTCGCCCGCCGCGATCTCGGCAATCCGGCGGCGGGCGGCTCCGAGCTCCTGGTCGACCGCCTGGCCGAGGGGCTGACGCAGCTCGGCCACCAGGTCACCCTGCTGTGCGGCGGACCCGCCTCCCCCACGCTCGAACACGCTCGCGCGGGAGGTGCCCCCCTCCGCGAGTACCGGGTGGTGTCGGCGGGCGGCGACCTGGGCCACTATCTCGGCGCCCGCCCCGCCTTCCACCGTCACGTGGGCGACTGCGACCTCCTGGTCGAGGTGTGCAACGGCATGCCGTACCTGGCACCCCTGTGGCATCACGGCCCCACCCTCTGCCTGGTCAACCACGTCCACACGGACCTGTGGGCGATGCGGTTCGGCGGACCGCTGACACCCGCCGCACGGCTCGGACGAAGACTCGAGCACTGGGCGCTGGCCGGCGGGCGGCGCCGCAATCTGCTGGTCGCCGTCTCTCCGTCGACGGCACACGCCCTGCGCGCGATCGGGGTCGAGCGGGACCGCATCCGGGTCGTGCACAACGGGGTCGAGGAGCCGGGGCCGCGCGCCGCGCGCTCACCGGAGCCGCTGTTCGTGGCGATGGGGCGGCTCGTCGAGTACAAGCGGATCGATCTGCTGCTGCGGCTGTGGGAGCGGGTCCGCCCGGTCACCGGCGGCCGTCTGGTGATCGTCGGAGAGGGGCCCGAGCGGGAACGCCTGGAGCAACTCGCCGGTCCTGGCGTGGAGTTCACAGGTCATGTATCCGAGGCCGAGAAACACCGGCTGCTGTGCGCCGCCTGGCTGCTGCTGCATCCCTCCGCCGTCGAGGGCTGGGGTCTGGTGGTCACCGAGGCGGCCGCGCGCGAGACCCCGGCGGTCGCCTTCGACGTACCCGGACTGCGCGACTCCGTGGTGAACGGGGAGACGGGTCTGCTGGCCCGCGGCGAGTCCTCGTTCGCGGCGGCCTGGTGCACCCTCGCCCTGTCCACGCACCGCCGCACCCTCATGGGCAAGGCGGCCCGCGACCGCGCCGCCCAGTACCGCTGGAACCACACGGTCCGCCAGTTCGGAGCGGTGGCCGCGGAGGCGGTGAGGAGCTGGGCACCATGA
- a CDS encoding beta-galactosidase, whose protein sequence is MVLSRRTFSAFAGSAALGLSLSGSAGGAASATGRAHVAPTGPAPGPPAADRAAHTVGLDRYSMLIDGKRLVLWSGEVHPFRLPSPSLWRDVLEKLRAHGYNAISIYVSWNYHSPAPGTYDFTGVRDLDLFLRTAAETGLYVIFRPGPYINAEVDAGGFPGWLTATQGTARTSDPTYLKYVDEWLTAVDRIAARHLYTKGDGTIVLYQLENEYADHVDSPLGRDYMAHLYAKVRADGIDVPLFHNDKGRNGYWAPGTFDTDGETGRYLYAFDGYPSPFRQPPDWGYFGIGGTRGGSTASPETPGFIAEFGGGWFDPWGGVEFGGKGYAESRRTRDAAYERRFYLTNLANGIKVHNVYMSFGGTSWGWLPAPVVYTSYDYGAALDEARQPTAKLIPMHQIGQLLHSVPDLAKLDRAADITVGPDIKAYHLVNPDTKAHVYVLRNDSSTEVVASVPLAGTTVRVPVPGLDARLLATGIALGRRTLRYSSAQPMLWLTAGRQDIAVFTGRLGESTQTALECASEPKVTVLEGDAACAYADGVLRVDAELSGLTRVLVEGGGTSTPLLLLLADDETSRRLWRYDTPSGPVLVHGPALLRTAALRDATVHLTGDTVEAADLEVWGPRGIRDVVWNQGAVKTLATASGSLRAERQLPGVPGVRLPALTDWRRSVENPESAADYDDSDWKAADKTSSYSVTPVPAGQPVLFADDYGYHYGDVWYRGHLTDAGDADSVSLSYISGSQGLLMAWLDGRPLGTHRMPVPDKKTVRQGTWAATATFPVEPDGRGPHVLSVLVRRMQHDQDGTARDTHKVARGLTAVTFNGASPAVTWRIQGEVSPDPVRGPVNNGGLHGERHGWHLPGHADGDWKTVGFPRAERHQGVIWYRTGFRLAIDTAVDASIGLTLTDDPARAYRVQIFLNGWNMGQYINDVGPQHIFVLPNGLLRTRGSNTLALAVLSDGTTPAGPGQVELTLLGSAAGGVPVTLVDSP, encoded by the coding sequence ATGGTGTTGAGCCGACGTACCTTCAGTGCCTTCGCGGGAAGCGCCGCGCTCGGCCTCTCGCTGAGCGGCAGCGCGGGCGGTGCAGCCTCCGCAACCGGACGGGCACACGTCGCTCCGACGGGGCCCGCGCCCGGACCGCCCGCCGCCGACCGCGCCGCGCACACCGTCGGCTTGGACCGCTACTCGATGCTGATCGACGGCAAGCGCCTGGTGCTCTGGTCCGGCGAGGTCCACCCCTTCCGGCTGCCGAGCCCGTCGCTGTGGCGGGACGTCCTGGAGAAACTGCGCGCCCACGGCTACAACGCGATCAGCATCTACGTGTCGTGGAACTACCACTCGCCCGCGCCCGGAACGTACGACTTCACCGGCGTCCGCGACCTCGACCTGTTCCTGCGGACGGCCGCCGAGACGGGCCTGTACGTCATCTTCCGCCCCGGCCCGTACATCAACGCCGAGGTCGACGCGGGCGGCTTCCCCGGCTGGCTGACCGCCACCCAGGGCACCGCCAGGACCTCCGACCCGACCTATCTGAAGTACGTCGACGAATGGCTGACCGCCGTCGACCGGATCGCCGCCCGGCACCTCTACACCAAGGGCGACGGCACGATCGTCCTCTACCAGCTGGAGAACGAGTACGCGGACCACGTCGACAGCCCTCTCGGCCGCGACTACATGGCCCACCTCTACGCCAAGGTGCGCGCGGACGGCATCGACGTGCCCCTCTTCCACAACGACAAGGGCAGGAACGGCTATTGGGCCCCCGGGACCTTCGACACGGACGGTGAGACGGGGCGTTACCTGTACGCCTTCGACGGCTATCCGTCGCCTTTCAGGCAGCCGCCGGACTGGGGCTATTTCGGTATCGGCGGCACGCGGGGCGGCTCGACCGCGAGTCCCGAAACCCCGGGATTCATCGCCGAGTTCGGGGGCGGCTGGTTCGATCCGTGGGGCGGGGTGGAGTTCGGCGGCAAGGGGTACGCGGAGTCCCGCCGGACCCGGGACGCGGCGTACGAGCGGCGTTTCTACCTCACCAACCTCGCCAACGGCATCAAGGTCCACAACGTCTACATGTCCTTCGGCGGCACGAGCTGGGGCTGGCTGCCCGCGCCGGTCGTCTACACCTCGTACGACTACGGGGCCGCCCTCGACGAGGCCCGGCAGCCCACCGCGAAGCTGATCCCGATGCACCAGATCGGCCAGCTCCTGCACTCCGTGCCCGACCTCGCCAAACTGGACCGGGCGGCCGACATCACGGTCGGCCCGGACATCAAGGCGTACCACCTCGTCAACCCGGACACGAAAGCGCACGTCTACGTGCTGCGCAACGACTCCTCCACCGAGGTCGTCGCCTCCGTCCCGCTCGCCGGGACGACCGTTCGCGTGCCGGTTCCCGGCCTCGACGCCCGGCTGCTCGCCACCGGAATCGCCCTCGGGCGCCGGACGTTGAGGTACTCCAGCGCCCAGCCGATGCTGTGGTTGACCGCCGGACGCCAGGACATCGCCGTGTTCACGGGCCGGCTCGGGGAGTCGACACAGACGGCGCTGGAGTGCGCGAGCGAACCGAAGGTCACCGTCCTTGAGGGCGACGCCGCGTGCGCGTACGCCGACGGCGTGCTGCGCGTGGACGCCGAACTGTCGGGACTCACCCGCGTGCTGGTGGAGGGCGGCGGCACCTCGACGCCTCTCCTGCTGCTGCTCGCCGACGACGAGACCTCCCGACGGCTGTGGCGGTACGACACCCCGTCGGGGCCGGTGCTGGTGCACGGCCCCGCGCTCCTGCGCACCGCCGCCCTGCGCGATGCGACCGTCCATCTCACCGGAGACACCGTCGAGGCTGCGGATCTGGAGGTCTGGGGGCCGCGCGGAATCCGTGACGTGGTCTGGAACCAGGGCGCGGTGAAGACGCTCGCCACCGCGTCGGGAAGCCTGCGGGCCGAGCGGCAACTGCCCGGCGTGCCCGGCGTCCGGCTGCCCGCCCTCACCGACTGGCGCCGTTCCGTGGAGAACCCGGAGTCCGCCGCCGACTACGACGACTCGGACTGGAAGGCCGCCGACAAGACATCCTCGTACAGCGTCACCCCCGTACCCGCCGGCCAGCCCGTGCTGTTCGCCGACGACTACGGCTACCACTACGGCGACGTCTGGTACCGGGGGCACCTCACGGACGCGGGCGACGCGGACTCCGTCTCCCTCTCCTACATCTCGGGCTCGCAGGGGCTGCTGATGGCGTGGCTGGACGGGCGGCCGCTGGGCACGCACCGGATGCCGGTGCCGGACAAGAAGACGGTCAGGCAAGGGACATGGGCCGCCACGGCCACCTTCCCCGTCGAGCCGGACGGCCGGGGCCCCCATGTCCTGTCCGTCCTCGTCCGCCGTATGCAGCACGACCAGGACGGGACGGCCCGCGACACCCACAAGGTGGCCCGGGGCCTGACGGCCGTGACCTTCAACGGAGCATCCCCGGCGGTCACTTGGCGGATCCAGGGCGAGGTCTCACCCGACCCGGTGCGCGGCCCGGTCAACAACGGAGGGCTGCACGGGGAGCGGCACGGCTGGCATCTGCCGGGGCACGCCGACGGTGACTGGAAGACCGTCGGCTTCCCCCGCGCCGAGCGGCACCAGGGCGTCATCTGGTACCGCACCGGCTTCCGGCTCGCCATCGACACCGCCGTGGACGCCTCGATCGGGCTCACCCTCACCGATGACCCGGCCCGCGCCTACCGCGTCCAGATCTTCCTGAACGGCTGGAACATGGGCCAGTACATCAATGACGTTGGCCCCCAGCACATCTTCGTCCTGCCGAACGGGCTGCTGCGCACCCGTGGCTCCAACACACTGGCCCTCGCCGTCCTGTCCGACGGGACCACACCCGCGGGCCCCGGCCAGGTGGAGCTGACGCTGCTGGGCAGCGCGGCCGGAGGAGTACCGGTGACGCTGGTGGACTCCCCATGA
- a CDS encoding pyridoxal phosphate-dependent aminotransferase, with product MAGNVTSLFRGTAAHSPSMAALARESDGAGPVDFCIPCNPYFPTPTMFDELAGRLREIITYYPSSAETITAELCSLLQLPPQCVAMGNGSTELITWIDHLLVRESLAIPVPTFGRWTDQPMETGKRVDMFPLQESSGFTLDLAQYAEFIRARGSRVAVICNPNNPDGGFLPRQSVIQFMDAMADLDLIVIDESFLEFADAESEPSVVEDAVMRPNVIVLRSLGKNFGLHGIRFGYLVANPALAGKVRSMLPKWNLNSFAETVVFMLKEHGAEYLESLHMVRRDRLDMARQLSALPGLTVYPSQGNFLFVRLPVGAEGTVVRDRLLTEHRILVRECGNKIGSSSRFLRLVVRPQVDVRRLVSGLEQVLYGTRRGAAVPELGNGTSYSSGTAAVDRLVSATNGAGMQGLTGQVGAWPAAPSPAQAPAQIPAQIPAQIPAQIPAQIPAPSFPAPQPPPQPQPQPIAWPAPAAAQAPGAMPGLAPAPAPAPAPAPAAASLGAQGGLTAAQVRGRTQPEPPPQPQQATGWPAVGAMLYNRAG from the coding sequence ATGGCCGGCAACGTCACCTCGCTCTTTCGCGGAACCGCGGCGCACAGCCCGTCGATGGCCGCGCTGGCGCGGGAAAGTGACGGGGCCGGTCCGGTGGACTTCTGCATCCCGTGCAACCCGTACTTCCCCACGCCCACGATGTTCGACGAACTGGCGGGCCGGCTGCGCGAGATCATCACGTACTACCCGAGCAGCGCCGAGACCATCACGGCCGAACTGTGCTCGCTGCTCCAACTCCCGCCGCAGTGCGTCGCGATGGGCAACGGCTCCACCGAACTCATCACCTGGATCGACCATTTGCTGGTCCGGGAGTCCCTCGCGATCCCCGTCCCCACCTTCGGCCGCTGGACCGACCAGCCGATGGAAACCGGCAAGCGGGTCGACATGTTCCCGCTCCAGGAGTCCTCCGGATTCACCCTCGACCTCGCCCAGTACGCCGAGTTCATCCGCGCCCGCGGCAGCCGGGTCGCCGTCATCTGCAACCCGAACAACCCGGACGGCGGCTTCCTCCCCCGCCAGTCCGTCATCCAGTTCATGGACGCGATGGCGGACCTGGACCTGATCGTCATCGACGAGTCGTTCCTGGAGTTCGCCGACGCGGAGTCCGAGCCGAGCGTGGTCGAGGACGCGGTGATGCGGCCCAACGTCATCGTGCTGCGCAGCCTCGGCAAGAACTTCGGACTGCACGGCATCCGCTTCGGCTACCTCGTCGCCAACCCGGCCCTCGCGGGCAAAGTCCGCTCGATGCTGCCGAAGTGGAACCTCAACTCCTTCGCGGAGACCGTGGTGTTCATGCTCAAGGAGCACGGCGCGGAATACCTGGAGAGCCTGCACATGGTCCGCCGCGACCGGCTCGACATGGCCCGCCAGCTCTCCGCCCTGCCCGGTCTGACGGTCTACCCGTCGCAGGGCAACTTCCTCTTCGTGCGCCTCCCCGTGGGCGCCGAAGGCACCGTGGTCCGGGACCGGCTGCTCACCGAGCACCGGATCCTGGTCCGCGAGTGCGGCAACAAGATCGGTTCGTCCAGCCGCTTCCTGAGACTCGTGGTGCGCCCCCAGGTGGATGTGCGACGCCTGGTGTCCGGCCTGGAACAGGTGCTCTACGGGACCAGGAGGGGAGCCGCCGTGCCCGAGCTGGGCAACGGGACCAGCTACAGCTCGGGTACGGCGGCGGTGGACCGCCTGGTCAGCGCCACCAACGGGGCGGGCATGCAGGGGCTGACCGGGCAGGTGGGCGCGTGGCCGGCGGCGCCTTCTCCGGCACAGGCACCGGCGCAGATCCCCGCACAGATCCCCGCACAGATCCCCGCACAGATCCCCGCACAGATCCCGGCACCGAGCTTCCCGGCCCCGCAGCCGCCGCCCCAGCCGCAGCCGCAGCCCATCGCCTGGCCGGCGCCGGCCGCCGCGCAGGCTCCCGGAGCGATGCCGGGCCTGGCTCCGGCCCCGGCTCCCGCGCCGGCTCCCGCGCCGGCCGCCGCTTCCCTGGGCGCCCAGGGAGGCCTGACCGCCGCCCAGGTCCGCGGCCGGACCCAGCCGGAACCGCCGCCCCAGCCCCAGCAGGCGACCGGGTGGCCGGCCGTGGGGGCCATGCTGTACAACCGGGCGGGCTGA
- a CDS encoding helix-turn-helix domain-containing protein → MAAHPGTVTTRSAWHDVPRLQVRQFAELAMAEAPVLAEEILREIRREHPQLPVVLDDSGEPMALVGIRRAIEVFVQHLETAEGRPRVHPEVFQEFGRGEGLHGRSLDSLQAMYRLGVRLAWRRFAEIGQRVDIPPPAMYELVDAGYEYLDGLVEQSVRGYAEAAARQAGERLRLQRRLMELLLSEHHPRGDAAEALVECAARIGWPLPDRVAVGVLLRPAREAVAPAVGQSVLLDMEYEQPRMVVPEPDAAGRPELLHRALTGWSGAIGPPVPLADAAKSLRWAEAAVRLMERRLLPAGEVLHCTEHTEALVLLQPEELIDDLALRCLAPLAHCGPAHGRRLAETLLAWLETRGGAPEVAARLGVHPQTVRYRLRQIRELWGDEIDHPDRRFELELVLRAQRLRGELGDPRARR, encoded by the coding sequence GTGGCCGCCCACCCGGGAACCGTCACGACGCGCTCGGCCTGGCACGATGTTCCCCGCCTCCAGGTGCGGCAGTTCGCGGAGCTGGCGATGGCCGAGGCGCCGGTGCTCGCCGAGGAGATCCTGCGCGAGATCCGCCGCGAGCACCCGCAGCTGCCCGTCGTCCTCGACGACTCCGGCGAGCCGATGGCGCTCGTCGGCATCCGCCGTGCCATCGAGGTCTTCGTGCAGCACCTGGAGACCGCCGAAGGGCGCCCGCGTGTCCACCCCGAGGTGTTCCAGGAGTTCGGCCGGGGTGAGGGGCTGCACGGCCGCAGCCTCGACTCGCTCCAGGCGATGTACCGGCTGGGGGTCAGGCTCGCCTGGCGCCGGTTCGCGGAGATCGGGCAGCGGGTCGACATCCCGCCACCGGCGATGTACGAGCTGGTCGACGCCGGATACGAGTATCTGGACGGCCTGGTCGAGCAGTCCGTACGGGGCTACGCCGAGGCGGCGGCCAGACAGGCGGGCGAGCGGCTGCGGCTGCAGCGCCGGCTGATGGAGCTGCTTCTCTCGGAGCACCACCCTCGGGGCGACGCCGCCGAGGCGCTCGTCGAATGTGCCGCCCGGATCGGCTGGCCGCTGCCCGACCGGGTCGCCGTCGGGGTGCTGCTGCGCCCGGCGCGGGAGGCCGTCGCACCCGCCGTCGGGCAGAGCGTGCTGCTCGACATGGAATACGAGCAGCCGCGCATGGTCGTGCCCGAGCCGGACGCCGCGGGGCGGCCCGAGCTGCTGCACCGGGCGCTGACCGGATGGTCCGGGGCGATCGGGCCGCCGGTGCCGCTCGCCGACGCGGCGAAGTCGCTGCGCTGGGCGGAGGCGGCGGTACGGCTCATGGAGCGGAGGTTGCTTCCCGCCGGGGAGGTGCTCCACTGCACCGAGCACACGGAGGCGCTGGTGCTCCTCCAGCCCGAGGAGCTGATCGACGACCTGGCGTTGCGGTGCCTGGCTCCGCTGGCCCACTGCGGGCCCGCCCATGGGCGCCGCCTCGCCGAGACGCTGCTGGCCTGGCTGGAAACACGCGGTGGCGCCCCCGAGGTCGCTGCGCGGCTCGGGGTGCACCCGCAGACCGTGCGTTACCGGCTCCGCCAGATCCGCGAACTCTGGGGCGACGAGATCGACCATCCCGACCGGCGTTTCGAGCTGGAACTGGTGCTGCGGGCGCAACGGCTGCGGGGAGAGCTGGGAGATCCGCGGGCGCGCCGCTGA
- a CDS encoding class I SAM-dependent methyltransferase — MTAPKGEGVGKRSGTGTETGTGTGTRSRTGTGLKDPSIRRSLALFRAFLHEQDDPESCYTLLARDAADQVEAYGAVEGRTVVDVGGGSGYFTEEFRRRGAHAYLFEPDVRELGPKPPRSAVVADGYLLPLADGVADVCFSSNVLEHVADPQTFLSEMVRVTRPDGLIYMAFTNWLSPWGGHEWAPWHYFGAERARARYRRRTGKAAKHTLGENLFAVHIGTTLRQVRARDDVRVVAARSRYWPFLAGAVAKAPGLREFATWNLLLILRRCPP; from the coding sequence ATGACGGCCCCGAAGGGCGAGGGCGTGGGGAAACGTTCCGGTACAGGTACGGAGACGGGCACAGGCACAGGGACCAGAAGCCGTACAGGCACAGGCCTCAAGGACCCGTCCATACGCCGCTCCCTCGCCCTCTTCCGCGCCTTCCTGCACGAGCAGGACGACCCCGAGTCCTGCTACACGCTGCTCGCCCGGGACGCCGCCGACCAGGTCGAGGCGTACGGCGCCGTCGAGGGCCGTACGGTCGTGGACGTCGGCGGTGGCAGCGGATACTTCACCGAGGAGTTCCGGCGGCGCGGCGCCCACGCCTACCTCTTCGAGCCGGACGTACGGGAGCTGGGGCCGAAGCCGCCCCGCTCGGCGGTCGTCGCGGACGGGTATCTGCTGCCGCTCGCGGACGGGGTCGCCGACGTCTGCTTCTCCTCCAACGTGCTGGAGCATGTGGCCGATCCGCAGACGTTCCTGAGCGAAATGGTGCGGGTGACCCGGCCCGACGGGCTGATCTACATGGCGTTCACCAACTGGCTTTCCCCGTGGGGCGGTCACGAGTGGGCGCCCTGGCACTACTTCGGAGCCGAGCGGGCGCGGGCCCGCTACCGGCGCCGTACCGGAAAGGCCGCCAAGCACACCCTCGGCGAGAACCTCTTCGCCGTGCACATCGGCACCACCCTGCGGCAGGTGCGCGCCCGCGACGACGTCAGGGTCGTCGCGGCGCGCTCCCGCTACTGGCCGTTCCTCGCGGGAGCCGTCGCGAAGGCGCCGGGGCTGCGCGAGTTCGCCACCTGGAACCTCCTCCTCATCCTCCGGCGGTGTCCACCATGA
- a CDS encoding IclR family transcriptional regulator, which translates to MGRLVPAVTRALDILELFLDGDGTLSAPDIVRKLRLPRTTVHELVTTLAARSYIVQVPGQPGRYRLGVRPYQLGSRYAEQLDLAAEGQQVARSVAETCDETVHVAILEGTDVIYIAKVDSTHAVRMVSAAGRRLPAHCTSVGKMLLASLPEPELASRIPDDAELVAMTPNSITEPAALREALAGIRHRGIAVESRESNPDVSCVAAPVRDRTGQVVAALSISVPMIRWSDERHAELEQLAAKGAAELSERLGHRSVG; encoded by the coding sequence GTGGGACGCCTCGTACCTGCCGTGACCCGGGCTCTCGACATACTCGAGCTCTTCCTGGACGGGGACGGCACACTCTCCGCCCCCGACATCGTGCGTAAGCTGCGGCTGCCCCGCACGACGGTGCACGAGCTGGTCACCACCCTCGCCGCCCGGTCGTACATCGTCCAGGTGCCCGGGCAGCCGGGACGCTACCGACTCGGCGTGCGGCCGTACCAGCTCGGCAGCCGGTACGCCGAGCAGCTGGACCTCGCCGCCGAGGGCCAGCAGGTCGCCCGCTCCGTCGCCGAGACCTGCGACGAGACCGTGCACGTGGCCATCCTGGAAGGCACCGACGTCATCTACATCGCGAAGGTCGACTCCACGCACGCCGTGCGCATGGTGTCGGCCGCGGGCCGCCGCCTGCCCGCGCACTGCACCTCCGTCGGCAAGATGCTGCTCGCCTCGCTCCCCGAGCCGGAGCTGGCGTCCCGCATCCCCGACGACGCCGAGCTGGTCGCGATGACGCCCAACAGCATCACCGAGCCGGCCGCGCTGCGCGAGGCCCTGGCGGGGATCCGGCACCGCGGCATCGCCGTGGAGAGCCGCGAGTCCAACCCGGACGTCAGCTGCGTCGCCGCCCCGGTGCGCGACCGCACGGGACAGGTCGTCGCCGCGCTCTCCATCTCCGTACCGATGATCCGCTGGAGCGACGAGCGCCACGCCGAACTGGAGCAACTCGCCGCGAAGGGCGCCGCCGAGCTGTCCGAGCGGCTCGGCCACCGGAGCGTCGGATGA
- a CDS encoding SMP-30/gluconolactonase/LRE family protein, whose translation MTSVEVAVRAYAALGEGPTWDSAAGRLLWVDILGSRVHTYDPVSGRRTVMATEQHVGAAKPRAGGGLVVNLRDGVGLYEPKGPKEFAGAFRWLHRDPVPGRRGNDAAVAPDGSLWFGTMRYDEAPGGGTLSRLAPDGTVRTVLDDVAVSNGTGWSPDGRLMYYIDSPTRRIDVFETDGDQQRPARRRQLAAVVEGEGFPDGLTVDADGCVWVALWDGGAVRRYTPDGELDRIIELPVRRPTACAFGGPGLTDLYITTARTGLDSPHPLSGSLLVIPGAGRGLPQPAFGG comes from the coding sequence ATGACGTCCGTCGAGGTAGCGGTACGCGCGTACGCGGCCCTCGGTGAGGGCCCCACCTGGGACAGCGCGGCCGGGCGGCTGCTCTGGGTCGACATCCTCGGCTCCCGGGTCCACACGTACGACCCCGTCTCTGGCCGCCGCACGGTCATGGCCACCGAACAGCACGTGGGCGCCGCCAAGCCCCGCGCGGGCGGCGGTCTGGTCGTCAACCTCCGTGACGGCGTGGGGCTTTACGAACCGAAGGGGCCGAAGGAGTTTGCCGGGGCCTTCCGCTGGCTGCACCGCGACCCCGTCCCCGGCCGCCGCGGGAACGACGCGGCGGTCGCCCCCGACGGCTCGCTCTGGTTCGGCACCATGCGCTACGACGAGGCGCCGGGCGGCGGCACGCTGTCCCGGCTCGCCCCCGACGGCACGGTCCGCACGGTCCTCGACGACGTCGCCGTCAGCAACGGCACCGGCTGGAGCCCCGACGGGCGGCTGATGTACTACATCGACTCGCCGACCCGTCGCATCGACGTCTTCGAGACGGACGGGGATCAACAACGACCAGCCCGTAGACGGCAGTTGGCAGCCGTCGTAGAAGGCGAAGGCTTCCCCGACGGCCTCACGGTCGACGCCGACGGCTGCGTCTGGGTCGCCCTCTGGGACGGCGGCGCCGTCCGCCGCTACACCCCCGACGGGGAGCTCGACCGGATCATCGAACTCCCCGTCCGCCGCCCCACCGCCTGCGCCTTCGGCGGCCCCGGCCTCACCGACCTCTACATCACCACCGCCCGCACAGGCCTGGACTCACCGCACCCGCTCTCCGGCTCGCTGCTGGTGATCCCCGGCGCGGGGAGGGGCCTGCCGCAGCCCGCGTTCGGCGGCTGA